Proteins co-encoded in one Streptomyces diastaticus subsp. diastaticus genomic window:
- a CDS encoding gamma carbonic anhydrase family protein, with protein MADGTTVLAIGGKEPELDPGAFTAPGSAVIGDVVMAEGSSLWYNAVLRADCGPVRLGAGSNVQDNATVHVDPGFTVTIGTGVSVGHNAVLHGCVVEDDVLIGMGATVLNGAHIGAGSLVAAQALVPQGMRVPPGSLVAGVPAKVRRELTEEEREGIRFNAEGYRALAEAHAKALAEE; from the coding sequence ATGGCGGACGGGACCACGGTCCTCGCGATCGGCGGCAAGGAACCCGAACTCGACCCGGGAGCCTTCACGGCACCGGGCTCCGCCGTCATCGGCGACGTCGTCATGGCGGAGGGCTCCAGCCTCTGGTACAACGCCGTGCTGCGCGCCGACTGCGGCCCCGTCCGGCTGGGTGCGGGCAGCAACGTCCAGGACAACGCCACCGTCCACGTCGACCCCGGTTTCACCGTCACCATCGGCACCGGGGTCTCCGTCGGGCACAACGCCGTACTGCACGGCTGCGTCGTCGAGGACGACGTACTCATCGGCATGGGAGCCACCGTGCTCAACGGCGCCCACATCGGCGCGGGCTCGCTCGTCGCCGCGCAGGCCCTCGTGCCGCAGGGGATGCGGGTGCCGCCGGGCTCGCTCGTCGCGGGGGTGCCCGCCAAGGTCCGCCGGGAGCTGACCGAGGAGGAGCGCGAGGGCATCCGCTTCAACGCCGAGGGCTACCGCGCCCTCGCCGAGGCCCACGCGAAGGCCCTCGCCGAGGAGTGA
- a CDS encoding acyltransferase encodes MPKNPLTPLTRGLARGGARLAHAAVQTGRRWVRQAGTVTAEHPGRLRFGALGDGTRIAYPQGTIFGEPWIRVGAYCIIAEQVTLTAGLMPDLDLGPDPILHIGDGVVLGRGSHVIADTTVTIGDNCYFGPYVYVTSTNHSYDDPHEPIGRQWPRTKPVSIGTGCWIGTGAVILPGARIGRNVVVGAGSVVRGTVPDHSVVAGAPARVVRRWTEEEGWQPPLRTPAPVPLPDDVTPAQLRALAAWEAESGG; translated from the coding sequence GTGCCGAAGAACCCGCTCACCCCGCTCACCCGCGGCCTCGCCCGCGGCGGCGCCCGCCTCGCGCACGCCGCCGTGCAGACCGGCCGCCGCTGGGTGCGGCAGGCCGGCACCGTCACCGCCGAACACCCCGGTCGGCTGCGGTTCGGCGCGCTCGGGGACGGCACCCGCATCGCCTACCCGCAGGGCACCATCTTCGGCGAGCCCTGGATACGCGTCGGCGCCTACTGCATCATCGCCGAGCAGGTCACCCTCACCGCCGGCCTCATGCCCGACCTCGACCTCGGCCCCGACCCGATCCTGCACATCGGCGACGGCGTCGTCCTCGGCCGGGGCAGCCACGTCATCGCCGACACCACCGTCACCATCGGCGACAACTGCTACTTCGGTCCGTACGTCTACGTGACCTCCACCAACCACAGCTACGACGACCCGCACGAGCCCATCGGACGGCAGTGGCCGCGCACCAAACCGGTGTCGATAGGCACCGGCTGCTGGATAGGGACCGGCGCGGTGATCCTCCCCGGCGCCCGGATCGGACGGAACGTCGTCGTCGGAGCGGGCTCCGTGGTGCGCGGTACCGTTCCCGACCACTCGGTGGTCGCGGGCGCCCCGGCCCGGGTCGTCCGCCGCTGGACGGAGGAGGAGGGCTGGCAGCCGCCGCTGCGCACCCCGGCCCCCGTCCCGCTGCCCGACGACGTCACCCCGGCTCAACTGCGCGCGCTGGCTGCCTGGGAGGCCGAGAGCGGCGGCTGA
- a CDS encoding TSUP family transporter: MDVVALLGVGLLAGTTTVLFGFGGGFVTVPVVVWANAALGADAARVAVATSVVVMVVNAAFATAVTPRRTLAALRGGRPLLLLLAVGGVAGAFATRLAPGALTHWAFVGYTAVTLADVLLRPGFLRPRAASAGSPGPRPLPAVVGAPVGAVAAFLGVGGSVMTVPAMRRAGHPMRVAAALANPLTLAIALPAAAIHLAFVPGPGGGHAAHGAPAGLVDVRAALALLAGALPVIALLRRRPPRIPDRLHAWAYAGLLAMVAAAMSLFGP, translated from the coding sequence ATGGACGTGGTGGCTCTGCTCGGTGTCGGGCTTCTGGCGGGGACGACGACGGTGCTCTTCGGCTTCGGCGGGGGATTCGTCACGGTCCCCGTCGTGGTGTGGGCGAACGCGGCCCTCGGGGCGGACGCCGCGCGGGTGGCGGTGGCCACCTCGGTGGTGGTGATGGTCGTGAACGCCGCCTTCGCCACCGCGGTCACCCCGCGGCGCACGCTCGCCGCCCTCCGGGGCGGCCGCCCGCTGCTCCTGCTGCTGGCGGTGGGCGGCGTGGCCGGCGCGTTCGCGACCCGCCTCGCCCCGGGGGCGCTGACCCACTGGGCGTTCGTCGGCTACACCGCCGTCACCCTCGCCGACGTGCTGCTGCGGCCGGGCTTCCTGCGCCCGCGCGCCGCGTCCGCCGGCTCCCCGGGACCCCGGCCGCTCCCGGCCGTCGTCGGCGCGCCCGTGGGAGCGGTCGCCGCCTTCCTCGGCGTGGGCGGCAGCGTCATGACGGTCCCGGCGATGCGGCGGGCCGGCCACCCGATGCGAGTGGCCGCCGCGCTGGCCAACCCGCTCACCCTGGCCATCGCCCTGCCCGCCGCGGCGATCCACCTGGCCTTCGTGCCGGGGCCCGGAGGCGGGCACGCGGCCCACGGCGCCCCGGCCGGCCTCGTCGACGTCCGCGCCGCACTGGCGCTGCTGGCCGGTGCCCTGCCCGTGATCGCCCTGCTCCGCAGGCGCCCGCCCCGCATCCCGGACCGCCTCCACGCCTGGGCGTACGCGGGCCTGCTGGCGATGGTGGCGGCCGCCATGTCCCTCTTCGGCCCGTGA
- a CDS encoding YigZ family protein: MQDEYRTVAREGVHETEISRSRFLCTLAPAATEKEAQAVIARVRRAHADATHNCYAYVIGADAGVQKASDDGEPGGTAGVPMLQMLLRRDVRYAVAVVTRYYGGTKLGAGGLIRAYGGSVGEALDALGTRTRRRFRLASVTVGHERAGRLQNDLRAAGRAIRDVHYGERVTLDIGLPDADVESFRSWLADATAGEAEFCPGGEAYGDA; this comes from the coding sequence ATGCAGGACGAGTACCGCACCGTGGCCCGTGAGGGCGTGCACGAGACCGAGATCAGCCGTTCGCGTTTCCTGTGCACCCTGGCCCCGGCGGCCACCGAGAAGGAGGCCCAGGCGGTGATCGCCCGCGTCCGGCGCGCCCACGCCGACGCCACCCACAACTGCTACGCCTACGTCATCGGCGCCGACGCCGGTGTGCAGAAGGCCTCCGACGACGGAGAACCGGGCGGCACGGCGGGCGTCCCCATGCTGCAGATGCTGCTCCGCCGCGACGTCCGCTACGCCGTCGCCGTCGTCACCCGGTACTACGGCGGGACCAAGCTCGGTGCCGGCGGACTCATCCGCGCCTACGGCGGCAGTGTCGGCGAGGCCCTCGACGCGCTCGGCACCCGTACCCGGCGGCGCTTCCGTCTCGCCTCGGTCACCGTCGGCCACGAGCGTGCCGGGCGCCTCCAGAACGACCTGCGGGCCGCCGGACGCGCCATCCGCGACGTCCACTACGGCGAGCGGGTCACCCTCGACATCGGGCTGCCCGACGCCGACGTCGAGTCCTTCCGGAGCTGGCTCGCCGACGCCACCGCGGGCGAGGCGGAGTTCTGCCCCGGCGGCGAGGCGTACGGCGACGCCTGA
- a CDS encoding CoA-binding protein, with product MPEQYGDSETVRRVLRESGDTWAVVGLSANRERAAYGVARVLQRYGKRVVPVHPKAETVHGEQGYPSLEAVPFPVDVVDVFVNSALAGEVADQAVAIGANAVWFQLGVVDEAAWERTRAAGLDMVMDRCPAIELPASG from the coding sequence ATGCCGGAACAGTACGGAGACAGCGAGACGGTCCGCCGCGTCCTGCGGGAGAGCGGCGACACCTGGGCCGTGGTCGGCCTCTCCGCCAACCGGGAACGGGCCGCGTACGGGGTGGCCAGGGTGCTCCAGCGGTACGGCAAGCGGGTCGTGCCGGTGCACCCGAAGGCCGAGACGGTCCACGGGGAGCAGGGCTACCCGTCGCTGGAGGCCGTGCCGTTCCCGGTCGACGTGGTGGACGTCTTCGTCAACTCCGCCCTCGCCGGAGAGGTCGCCGACCAGGCGGTCGCGATCGGCGCGAACGCGGTCTGGTTCCAGCTCGGAGTCGTGGACGAGGCCGCCTGGGAGCGCACCAGGGCGGCGGGACTGGACATGGTCATGGACCGCTGCCCGGCGATCGAGCTTCCCGCGTCGGGGTGA
- a CDS encoding DsbA family protein, translating to MVPSEAPVPAHTTGPGDTVVLYGEPGHRHTLTVHLDLRCPFCKRMENGLGTVMTDAADQGRLTLHYRFATIIDEGVGGSGSLTALSALGAAADAGQQRFAQYLHVLYAEQPSEEVDAFADTGTLLTLAGEVDGLRGEEFDREVREDTYLPWAREVSAAFAASGVQGTPTVLLDGTPLPVINPMGYAVSPEAFLAELPRV from the coding sequence ATGGTCCCTTCTGAAGCCCCGGTCCCCGCGCACACCACCGGCCCCGGCGACACCGTCGTCCTCTACGGGGAACCGGGCCACCGGCACACGCTCACGGTCCACCTCGACCTGCGCTGCCCGTTCTGCAAGCGGATGGAGAACGGGCTCGGCACGGTCATGACCGACGCCGCCGACCAGGGCCGGCTCACGCTGCACTACCGGTTCGCGACCATCATCGACGAGGGCGTGGGCGGCAGCGGCTCGCTCACCGCGCTGAGCGCGCTCGGCGCGGCCGCCGACGCGGGGCAGCAGCGGTTCGCCCAGTACCTGCACGTGCTCTACGCCGAGCAGCCCTCGGAGGAGGTGGACGCGTTCGCCGACACCGGCACCCTGCTCACGCTGGCGGGTGAGGTCGACGGGCTGCGCGGCGAGGAGTTCGACCGCGAGGTCCGCGAGGACACGTACCTGCCGTGGGCACGCGAGGTCTCCGCGGCGTTCGCGGCCTCCGGCGTTCAGGGCACCCCGACGGTGCTGCTCGACGGCACCCCGTTGCCGGTGATCAACCCGATGGGGTACGCCGTCAGCCCTGAGGCCTTTCTCGCCGAGCTGCCCCGCGTCTGA